In the Elizabethkingia bruuniana genome, GAGCAGCTGTTGATTCCGGGTTAGCAGGATCGACAGGAAAAAGAAAAGCATACGCAATTGGAGACCTTCAAAAACTTAGAAACTTTTTGATCAAGCAAAAGGCTTGGAATGAAGGGGTGATGAACGTACTGCTAACTCCTGATGCTGCTACACAAATGTTCCCTGCGGAATCTGCGATTACAGCAACTTATATGGCTGCTGTGACTGAAGCAGAAAGACGCTCAGGAATTATGTATAAATGCCAAGGCTTTAACATTTTCGTAAGATCAAGTGTTTATACACTGGCTGAGGATAAATCATTTAAAGCTTACGGTTCCGTTGTAGCTCCTACAGATTGCGAAGGAATATTTGCATGGAATAAAAATATGCTTGAAAAAGCTATTGGTACAACTAAAGCATTTGAAGATATCGGTTCACCAACCATGTACGGTGATGTGTATTCGTTCCTTGTAAGAGTTGGAGGGCGTGCAAGACGTAAAAACTTTGAAGGTCTTGTAGTCTTAAAACAAGCTGCATCCGCATAACTCTTCTTCATATCTATTATACCAACTCCCGGAAGGGTCAAAGCTTCCGGGTGTTTATTAAAAACTAAAACAAGCCATGAAACTTACAAATAATTTTAAATCCGAAGAGTTTGCCTGCCACGATGGAAATCAAGTACCGGAAGCTTATATACCTAACGTAAAAAAGGTAGCTGAAAATTTGCAAGTATTAAGAGATTATCTGGGAAAACCTATTACTGTAAATAGTGGATATCGTAGTCCTACTTATAATAAGCGTGTAGGTGGTGCGCCCAAATCTCAACACCTTACAGCATCTGCTGCTGATATTCGAGTTCCCGGAATGACATCGGTACAGGTAAGAGCTACAATTTTAGAACTAATCTCACAAGGCAAAATGTACAATGGAGGTTTAGGATTGTATGACACTTTCGTACACTACGACATTAGAAAGCAACCAACCCGTTGGGATTATAGAAAACAAAAATAATATGTCTCCAGAACTACCGCAGCCCTATTCTCAAGAAGATATCAGGAAAGACCCTAAGGCGGTGGTTATCGGGCTACTCATAGGACTTCTATTAATATTTGGAGGTGTTATTGGAGTTCTTTACAACCGCAAAGAGCAGCAGACAGATGACTGCTCAGAGAAAATAGACAGTCTTTATTTTACAATAATAAAAGAGCGTAATAAAAGGATTGATACCTATGAAGCTATGATTTTCTACAAAAAGAAATCAGATTCATTTGAAGAAAAAGAGAAAAAAACAAAAGAATTAACCCAACCATTAGTTA is a window encoding:
- a CDS encoding YcbK family protein; translated protein: MKLTNNFKSEEFACHDGNQVPEAYIPNVKKVAENLQVLRDYLGKPITVNSGYRSPTYNKRVGGAPKSQHLTASAADIRVPGMTSVQVRATILELISQGKMYNGGLGLYDTFVHYDIRKQPTRWDYRKQK